The following is a genomic window from Antechinus flavipes isolate AdamAnt ecotype Samford, QLD, Australia chromosome 3, AdamAnt_v2, whole genome shotgun sequence.
CTTTAGTATTTGCTTAGATGAAATACCAAAAttactttctttctcccctttcctaaggaaaaaaaacaatgaacTGAAAGAAAATTGACAGCTTTTTTTAAGAGACTGAACTCTCCATCATTACAAGAATTCAAGCATAGATTAGGTTTATAGTTTATAGAGGACATCCCTAAACTGGCTAAGAGACTGAATTAGATCATCTCTAACAAGAGTCTCTTCCTGTAATGCTGTGATTTCCATGTAGGTACAGTAGAAGAAATTCACTATCCAAAATGGTCTACTAAGACCATTTGATAATACTTAAACAATTTTGGATCAGTGTGACCCACagaatatggaaaagaaagtttCTTTCCTCTGAGAGTTTAGATTGAAAAATTTACTGTGGCCAATTACATGTAAGAGTAGATTCTTATCAAGAGGACAGGAATATATACTACTAATGTTTATTCAGCAACCTTTCCTAGATTGTTTGACAGATGTATTCCAAAAAACAAATCAGAGAACTGTTTGAAAAATGAgtgaatgagattttaaaaaccCAAACATCCCATAAATTCAcaccataaaatatttattaagaaacaatattttttcttcaattgtaaaaacATCTTAGTTAGGAatccttttttgaaattttaaaatcataccaGATACTGACATAGTCTTGCATTATCCAtgacatatataaaacatgtaaaatacCACACTTCACAAAATTTTAATTAACAATCAGAATCTTATGTCTCCACCAgctaataaaataatttccacaTACTTAACTTACTTTTTTTATTACGTAAACAATATACAATGAGATTCACCTGAATTTCATAAATCAGAGCAAGGGTCTTTATCTGGGTATGTGCAATGAATGGGGTGCTTCTTgcagagagactgaaagagagaagaaaacaagaaatgcCTAACTTCCTTACTGAATAAAGTTAGCATATTTGTAAACCTTTGTCTTGATATGAGTCCTTGATGTCCAGGGGGGAAATAGTAAGCCATGTCAGAAAAGTTTCATTGAAGGGTATATAATATATTTGCCTATTCCCCAATAGCTGTTAGATATTCTAATTTTGGCCAAAGGTCCTAAGTCTATGGTATATATTTTCCACTCAACATCTGgattgtggcaaaaaaaaaagtcctattaagtaaatttgtattttattttatctatgttGATCATATATAAACAGTAAATCATTCTCACCAGGTTTAGGCAGAAATAGTGACCCTCCTTTTCATCTATAGCTGAAATGCACTTACTACTGTCCAGGAATTCAGTCTCTGAAAACCCAAGCAGAACAAAATACCAAGATGGACAAATTTCCATAGCAAAAAGTAACTTGGAATGGCagcaactgatttttttaaattgaaagcaTAAAATATCATTAAGGTGAATTATCAAGTCTTGCACCTTATTAGATGCTATGATAAAGTCAGATTAAAATACAATCAGGAAGAGAGTTCATGGTTTTATTGCTATTCCACCCTTCTTTAATCTTCTTCAAGATTAAAAATAACCCCAGAGTCTTCCTTGGTAAAGCCTCTATACCATATTTCAATGAATGGtgactttcttttttgtatataaaaaaccaTTTTGTCATAAGATTATTACATAAATAAAGGAGCTTTTCACAATCACAAAACTagacaaaatacataattttacaCCGAAACTAAGATGTGCCTGGGAAATGCTGAGATCCAATGGACAGTTTCATTTATGATTGCATTATATTGTCTTCCACTGCCAAATTGATTGTCTATAAaatagtcaaaaagaaaaagaggtaacAAATATCATGATCTTGTACAAGTGaaggggcaggagtgggggagaaaaagaaaccaTCTTACTCTAGCAACTTACAAAATTCTTCTGACTACTGTACCTAAAGGGCACTTGTTGGCTCAAGCATttctcttcacacacacacacacacacacacacacacacacacacacacacagagttatcaAAAACACATGTACACCTtcaacataatcttttttttcccaataaaaatCATGCACTGGAATGAAACATATCTGGACATGTTAATTGAGAGCTACTGTCATAGTGTTTGGTGCAAATGAACCCATCAAAAAGAAATgctttccaaagaaaaaaaatgccatccaACATTCAAAGATTTCCATTTAGCAACTTTTCCCCCATATGGATCGTATGTGGATTCATTCCCAAAGTATTTCTTGCCTGTTCATCTTAGGTACTGAAAGCCAGTTTTGTTGTCCGTGAGTTTACACAGTCACTGCTGGGTACATCTTCTGTTCACTACTGGCATGGGGATAAGGAGATTGAATTTGCCTGTATCCAGTCTGCAGCCCGTCCAGGAAGGGCGGCACAGGTGTCATGGGCATGGAGTCATGTTGTACCGTGTAGCCCACATACTGGGGGTGCAGGTACTGCCCTTGGTGGGGCACAATCTGCGTAGCCTGCTGACAGTTCAAGACTGAGAAATTAGTTGGCATGTTGACATATACATTATTCATGGTCCCTTCTGGCAAACAGCAGTTGGTCTGTGACCTTGTTGGGGGAGCTCTGGCACCCGAATTGGCACTGGAACTTGAGCTGGCAGCGGTGCTTGACTGACGGGAGGAGGATCCACGAGAAGTGCTGGCACTTGGAATCATGGGGATGGTCTCCATCAGTCGGTTCCCTCCAGGGGCTCGGCTCTGCTGGGGTTCCTGCTTGGGACGCAAACATCTGCAGCAGCAAGCGGCCACTAAAGACCCCAGGATGATAAAGGCAACGAACACAGACCCCACGATGAGGAAGGGCACATAGATGGGCACTAAAGAAAGGATACAGATAGAAAACTGTGACTCCTCTTAAACAATGTTTATCCAGCTCTAATACTTAAAATACTGGTAGGATTTGGTCATGCCTTGATAGCTTAAGAGTTCTCCACTCTTTCTGACTTTCATTCCCTTCCTGACCCCTAACAAGATTAAGTCTCAGCTAGGGGCTATGGAATTGAGATTTATAACaaacacagattaaaaaacaaataaacatcaaAATAGTTCAGAAAGACATCATCTAGTCCCTAAAACATGAGCAATGTGGGTGTAAAATTTGTTTAGATTAATGGAAAATATGAAGAAGATAATTCTAAAggaaacataattttattattttcaaatatacaaaaagaacaaatcctCATGACCAATCAAACTAGTTCTGAAGGATATTTATATTTGAGGGaggctaggtagcacagtagatagaataccgcACCTGGgttgaggaagacctgagttcaaatccaaattcagacactagctatgtgaccctgagcaagtcacttaaccctttgttgcttcagttttcctcatctgtaaaataagctcaggaaggaaatggaagattAGTCTAGTttttaagaaaactccaaatgaggtcacagagagttggacaaggctgaaaacaacaataacaagagtAATTCTGAGAATGTAAATCTTTAGGTTAAGTATGTCCTCTGCAATCttcttttttgatattatttggATAGCAAACTTTCTTCACTGACTATACAACCTCAACTTCAGTGCAAAATCAACCATTACAACTTCTGAATGAAGGGTGAAATTTAGGCATCTTTACCacaacagagagaggaagaaataaaaagtccCAAATCATAATCAGATGTCTTAGAAAATTTCCTTGATAAAATAAACTCAGTGATGGGGGAGGGATATAGCCAGGTATGTGGACCAGGGAGAAAGGCTATTTCAGGCAAAAGGCAAAAgcctggggggagaggggagagactaCATGGGTAAAAAGCAGATAATTTTggaggaatggaaagagaatttatGGAGACATG
Proteins encoded in this region:
- the SHISA2 gene encoding protein shisa-2 homolog → MWGGRLWCSSSSSSSSPTLLQLLLAALLAAGARASGEYCHGWLDAQGVWRIGFQCPERFDGGDATICCGSCALRYCCSSADARLDQGGCDNDRQQGGSEPGRSDKESPDGAAVPIYVPFLIVGSVFVAFIILGSLVAACCCRCLRPKQEPQQSRAPGGNRLMETIPMIPSASTSRGSSSRQSSTAASSSSSANSGARAPPTRSQTNCCLPEGTMNNVYVNMPTNFSVLNCQQATQIVPHQGQYLHPQYVGYTVQHDSMPMTPVPPFLDGLQTGYRQIQSPYPHASSEQKMYPAVTV